In Haematobia irritans isolate KBUSLIRL chromosome 1, ASM5000362v1, whole genome shotgun sequence, a genomic segment contains:
- the LOC142222773 gene encoding uncharacterized protein LOC142222773 yields the protein MSLERYIRFSDRLVEFEASLSDKKNPLTSRYVIETYKEEVKDIWADIRSAYDQCLQDLGQEEDENDGDKKDEDEASEIETVKSKFKSAFATYCRCSERLGSLLNDMSLSNYSTVPNKAQGFTLPPCEIPTFHGDYASWPTFRDMFRAVCIDNPRLSAVEKLFHLNQRTKGEPNDIVRRLPLTDQNFAVAWRNLCSRYENKRVLVNAQLKILFGLSPIQAESGASLKRLQRDINACISMLKLYDIDVDSWGPIFVHICSARLPDVTLTLWEQTLEDKTVIPEWSSLDSFLTNRHRTLESVSEIRTKGPSTSNPNSGDKTNTKPRNVKAFQHQVNAPKCRLCPTEEHFLRKCPKFLAMSVNQRFSEVKRSNLCLNCFSKVHTSKNCTSKNCCLKCHKRHNTLLHREQLPVTAETNLNTTSTADSSLRQFPSTSSNLQSTGMGGGVIQTCFASHSRGVLLGTALVKINHSGLEYVARALIDSGSQGTFISERLFNTLRLPFQRTSATISGLNDSVSAAVHKECSFRLSSMVRDDFEISTSALVVPHLSGSLPSVTFDPNALLNMPRITLADPRFYESSRIDLLIGGDLLPVIMLSGVRQQICGSLLAQETVFGWILTGPIPFESKTSIPKVVSYYCEISLDKEISRFWEVEDLPQKTFFSQADKICENLYASTTTRNKDGRYVVSLPFKEEFLQDMNLGQSRNIAMAQFIRNEARLLRDPSFKSEYDDVLEEYRLLHHMSEVPCPNGLNNPVHYYLPHHAVVRPESTTTKVRVVFNASSPSSDGRSLNDILYTGPVLQKDLVVLILRWRFFRYVFNGDITKMYRQILVKPEHRTFQRILHRRDPKGKIIDYQLDTVTFGVNCAPYLAIRTIMQLADDVQSCYPLASDILRNSMYVDDALAGGHSIATAVECRNQLIEALQSAGFSMKKWTSNSKRILSDLPKDQLLNEDFLEFDDRSTAKTLGVRWNASSDLFYFSVSPISDDGLYTKRRVLSHIAKLFDPAGWLAPTIVIAKIIMQSIWAEGTKWDENISPQSLCNWRKFLEAYSSINSIAVPRWLDYSPGCEVQFHGFSDASEKAYAAALYVRIKGKTSTSVHLICCKTKVAPLKTLSIPRLELCGATLLTEMIDHIIPQLRIHDYTIFCWTDSTIVLSWLAKPPCFWSTFVANRVSKITQVVNPSNWFHVRSENNPADLASRGVYPNDLHNNQLWWHGPPWLANPEYTWPRLDDMTHESIDLERKYIKVHFSYYSDFEDVLDRFSSFPKSVRVVAYMYRFFYNTHPKYRSNFTKQSSNISSAEILQVQKNILIMTQKAYFPNEYLALSAKKGISSSSPILSLNPFIDEEGIMRVCGRLTSSPALSYNERHPSILPYNCQLSRLLVRFTHEISIHGGNQLVHRLLRLQFWIIKVKNLIKTTINKCKACILYKQRCQRQMMSALPPERSELSRPFTHTGLDFTGPFDLKNFSGRGCRVTKGYVCVFICFATKAIHLEATTDLSTNTFLAAFSRFVSRRGCPLHLHSDNGTNFVGASKILAREFLLASQQAIETNYGVHNITWHFIPPGAPHMGGLWEAGVKSFKSHFRKVAGNTKHTFEEFQTLLSKIESCLNSRPLCPISQDPSDLSALTPGHFLIGTPILAPIDPKIEDSPIHLVNRWQKLKIIHQHFCIRWKDEYLKELHKRHKWKSPTESIKEGTMVVVKDEHLPPNCWRMGRVSKVHPGSDGRVRVVDVTTAKGPITRPITKLVVLPTESLS from the coding sequence ATGTCATTGGAGAGGTACATACGGTTTTCGGATAGGCTTGTCGAATTCGAGGCTAGCCTCAGTGACAAGAAGAACCCCTTGACTTCTCGCTATGTTATCGAGACATATAAGGAGGAAGTCAAAGATATTTGGGCGGATATAAGATCCGCATATGATCAATGTCTTCAGGATTTGGGGCAAGAGGAAGATGAGAACGATGGGGACAAAAAGGATGAAGATGAAGCATCCGAAATAGAAACAGTCAAATCCAAGTTTAAGAGTGCATTTGCCACTTACTGTCGATGCTCTGAAAGATTAGGTTCACTGCTTAATGATATGTCCTTATCCAATTACTCGACTGTGCCCAATAAGGCTCAAGGtttcacgctgcctccatgcgaGATTCCGACTTTTCATGGGGATTACGCCTCCTGGCCTACCTTCCGGGACATGTTTAGGGCGGTCTGCATAGATAATCCGAGACTCAGCGCCGTCGAAAAGCTCTTCCATCTTAATCAGAGAACGAAAGGTGAGCCAAATGACATCGTTCGAAGACTTCCCTTAACGGATCAAAATTTTGCAGTGGCGTGGAGAAATCTTTGTTCTCGATACGAGAATAAACGTGTCCTAGTCAATGCTCAATTAAAGATCCTTTTTGGCCTTTCTCCCATACAGGCTGAATCGGGGGCATCGCTCAAACGCTTACAAAGGGATATCAATGCTTGCATTTCTATGTTGAAACTCTATGATATCGATGTTGATAGTTGGGGCCCTATTTTTGTTCACATATGCTCTGCTCGTCTACCAGATGTTACGCTCACATTGTGGGAACAAACGTTGGAAGACAAAACCGTTATTCCAGAATGGTCTTCCTTGGATTCTTTCCTCACGAATAGACATAGGACATTGGAGTCCGTGTCAGAAATCCGCACGAAAGGCCCCAGCACTTCTAACCCTAATTCTGGTGATAAAACGAATACCAAACCCAGGAATGTTAAGGCCTTTCAACATCAAGTTAATGCACCCAAATGTCGATTATGTCCCACTGAAGAACATTTCCTTCGCAAATGTCCGAAATTTTTGGCGATGAGCGTTAACCAAAGATTCTCCGAGGTCAAACGATCCAATCTTTGCCTCAACTGTTTTTCCAAAGTGCACACTTCGAAGAATTGTACTAGCAAGAACTGTTGCTTAAAATGTCACAAACGGCACAACACATTGCTTCATAGGGAACAATTGCCGGTGACTGCCGAAACTAATTTGAATACCACTTCCACTGCCGATTCCTCTCTACGCCAATTTCCGTCTACTTCGTCCAATTTACAGTCCACGGGCATGGGAGGTGGTGTAATCCAAACTTGTTTTGCAAGTCATTCGAGAGGCGTCCTTTTGGGGACTGCTCTCGTCAAAATCAATCATAGTGGTTTAGAATACGTCGCGAGGGCATTGATCGATTCCGGCTCCCAAGGTACCTTTATCTCGGAGCGATTATTCAATACTCTCAGATTACCCTTTCAGCGAACGAGTGCAACCATTTCGGGTTTAAATGATTCTGTCTCAGCTGCCGTTCATAAAGAATGCAGCTTCAGGCTAAGCTCTATGGTGAGGGACGACTTTGAGATTTCTACTTCCGCGTTAGTTGTGCCGCATCTATCGGGAAGTCTTCCATCTGTTACATTTGACCCTAATGCCCTTCTAAATATGCCACGAATTACTTTGGCTGATCCTCGTTTCTACGAAAGTTCAAGAATCGACCTTCTCATTGGAGGTGATTTACTTCCGGTCATAATGCTGTCCGGGGTTAGACAGCAAATATGTGGATCTTTACTTGCGCAAGAAACAGTCTTTGGGTGGATCTTAACTGGTCCAATCCCTTTTGAGTCCAAGACGTCAATACCTAAAGTCGTGTCCTACTACTGTGAAATCTCATTGGATAAAGAGATTTCACGATTTTGGGAGGTGGAAGATCTTCCACAGAAGACGTTCTTCTCCCAAGCTGATAAAATTTGTGAGAATTTATACGCTTCTACGACTACGAGAAATAAGGATGGTCGATATGTTGTATCTCTTCCTTTCAAGGAGGAATTTTTGCAGGATATGAATTTAGGCCAATCTAGGAATATAGCCATGGCGCAATTCATTCGGAACGAAGCTCGTCTCTTGAGGGACCCGAGTTTTAAATCCGAATATGACGATGTCCTTGAGGAATATAGACTTTTACACCATATGTCCGAAGTACCTTGTCCAAATGGGTTGAACAACCCAGTTCATTACTATCTACCCCATCATGCCGTTGTGCGACCTGAAAGCACGACGACTAAAGTTAGGGTTGTTTTTAATGCTTCTTCACCCTCCTCCGATGGTAGAAGCCTCAACGACATTTTATACACAGGTCCTGTACTCCAAAAGGATCTTGTAGTTCTGATACTTAGGTGGCGATTTTTTCGATACGTCTTCAATGGAGACATAACGAAAATGTATCGCCAGATACTGGTAAAACCCGAGCACAGAACATTTCAAAGAATCCTACATCGTCGTGATCCTAAAGGGAAAATTATTGATTACCAGCTCGATACGGTGACATTTGGGGTCAATTGCGCACCATATCTGGCTATACGGACCATCATGCAATTGGCTGATGATGTCCAAAGTTGCTATCCATTAGCGTCAGATATACTCAGAAACTCCATGTATGTAGATGACGCTTTAGCCGGTGGCCATTCTATTGCAACTGCGGTTGAATGCAGGAATCAACTCATTGAGGCATTACAATCTGCtggattttcaatgaaaaagtgGACGTCAAATTCCAAAAGAATCCTTTCTGATCTTCCGAAAGATCAGCTTTTGAATGaagattttttggaatttgatGATCGCAGCACCGCTAAGACGCTTGGGGTTCGTTGGAATGCCTCGTCCGATTTATTCTACTTTTCAGTCTCTCCTATCTCCGACGACGGTCTTTATACGAAGAGAAGGGTTCTTTCTCATATAGCCAAATTGTTCGATCCAGCGGGATGGCTTGCGCCCACAATTGTTATTGCCAAGATTATTATGCAGTCCATTTGGGCTGAAGGTACGAAATGGGACGAAAATATATCACCTCAGTCCCTATGTAATTGGAGAAAATTCCTAGAGGCATATTCATCTATTAATTCTATAGCAGTGCCGAGGTGGTTAGACTACTCTCCAGGCTGCGAAGTCCAATTCCACGGATTTAGTGATGCCTCCGAGAAGGCTTATGCAGCAGCCCTTTATGTTAGAATAAAAGGGAAGACATCTACTTCCGTCCATCTGATTTGCTGCAAGACTAAAGTGGCCCCTTTAAAAACCCTTTCAATACCTAGACTTGAGCTCTGCGGTGCAACTTTACTTACTGAAATGATCGACCATATCATTCCACAATTACGGATTCATgattacacaattttttgttggacAGATTCCACTATTGTGCTATCGTGGTTGGCCAAACCTCCTTGTTTCTGGTCCACATTTGTAGCGAACCGAGTTTCTAAGATTACGCAGGTTGTTAATCCGTCAAATTGGTTCCACGTGAGgtccgaaaataatcccgcggaCTTGGCTAGCCGTGGAGTGTATCCGAATGACCTTCACAATAATCAGTTGTGGTGGCATGGACCACCATGGCTTGCCAATCCTGAATACACCTGGCCTAGACTCGACGATATGACTCATGAGTCTATTGACCTCGAAAGGAAGTATATAAAGGTTCATTTCTCCTATTATTCAGATTTTGAGGACGTCCTAGATCGATTTTCCTCCTTCCCAAAATCAGTTCGAGTAGTTGCGTACATGTATCGGTTCTTTTATAATACTCATCCAAAGTATCGATCGAATTTCACTAAACAATCCAGCAATATATCCTCGGCTGAAATTTTACAGGTGCAAAAGAATATCCTAATAATGACGCAGAAGGCTTACTTTCCGAATGAATATTTAGCACTTTCCGCAAAGAAGGGGATATCATCTTCCAGTCCCATTCTAAGTCTGAATCCATTTATTGATGAAGAAGGGATTATGAGAGTTTGCGGGAGGCTCACATCATCCCCGGCGCTCTCCTACAACGAGAGACATCCGTCTATCCTTCCGTATAATTGCCAGCTATCTCGTCTGCTTGTTAGGTTTACGCATGAAATATCTATTCACGGCGGAAATCAACTTGTCCATAGGCTACTTCGTTTACAATTTTGGATTATAAAAGTTAAGAATTTGATAAAGACGACGATAAATAAATGCAAGGCTTGTATTCTGTATAAGCAAAGATGCCAGAGACAAATGATGTCAGCCTTACCTCCAGAGAGGTCCGAACTTTCTAGACCTTTTACTCATACCGGTTTAGACTTCACTGGACCTTTTGACCTTAAGAATTTTTCTGGGCGCGGGTGTCGTGTTACGAAAGGTTACGTGTGCGTATTCATCTGCTTCGCAACGAAGGCTATTCACCTTGAGGCTACCACAGATCTATCCACTAACACTTTTCTGGCAGCTTTCAGCCGATTTGTGTCAAGACGAGGTTGTCCACTCCACCTCCACTCTGACAATGGCACCAACTTTGTTGGTGCTTCCAAAATCCTTGCAAGGGAATTCCTCCTCGCGTCCCAACAGGCCATTGAAACGAACTATGGTGTTCATAATATTACATGGCACTTTATCCCGCCTGGAGCTCCACACATGGGAGGGCTCTGGGAAGCTGGGGTAAAGAGTTTTAAATCGCACTTCCGAAAGGTTGCAGGGAATACAAAACATACCTTTGAGGAATTTCAAACTTTGCTTTCAAAGATTGAGTCATGTTTAAATTCCCGTCCGTTGTGTCCCATATCCCAAGATCCATCGGATCTGTCGGCATTAACTCCGGGCCATTTCCTTATAGGTACTCCAATATTGGCCCCTATCGATCCAAAAATTGAGGATTCACCCATACATCTTGTAAATCGgtggcaaaaattaaaaattatccatCAACATTTCTGTATTCGGTGGAAAGACGAATACTTGAAAGAATTGCATAAACGCCACAAATGGAAAAGCCCTACTGAGAGCATAAAGGAAGGCACAATGGTCGTTGTAAAGGACGAACATTTACCTCCTAATTGTTGGCGAATGGGACGAGTTTCTAAAGTTCATCCAGGTTCTGATGGTCGAGTACGCGTGGTTGATGTCACCACAGCAAAGGGACCTATAACTAGGCCGATTACAAAATTGGTTGTACTTCCTACTGAATCCCTATCCTAA